DNA sequence from the Selenomonadales bacterium genome:
TCAACTTACTGTGGCTGGACTCATGACGGCAATGACCGTCTTGCTAGGGGCCACGCGGTGGGGGTTTGTGCCCCTGCCTACTCCCGCAGGTGCGGCGACCATCATGCATATCCCGGTAATTATAACCGGAGTGTTGCAGGGGCCGGTGGTAGGTGGCTTTGTCGGGCTCTTGTTCGGCTTTTTTACCCTACCCTTCCTTGGGGACCCTAGGGTCGTTATCCCCGCTCGTCTCCTGATTGGCGGCATGGCATGGCTGTTCTTTGTCACTACCCTTGCCATAGTCCGCAGGTTTGGCAATGCAGGCAGTCGCAAGTATCTTGGTATTGCCGGGTTTTTGGCAGGCATAGCCGGAACGCTGACAAACACCGTCGGCACCTTGTCGTTAGCCGTATGGTTTGGATATATCGAGCGCACGGCCGCTATTTCCATTGCTTTAGTGCAAGGCGTACCCGAAATGCT
Encoded proteins:
- a CDS encoding ECF transporter S component; its protein translation is MQLTTRQLTVAGLMTAMTVLLGATRWGFVPLPTPAGAATIMHIPVIITGVLQGPVVGGFVGLLFGFFTLPFLGDPRVVIPARLLIGGMAWLFFVTTLAIVRRFGNAGSRKYLGIAGFLAGIAGTLTNTVGTLSLAVWFGYIERTAAISIALVQGVPEMLLAGIVTGGLVMALKPWVKEGGFRL